The Miscanthus floridulus cultivar M001 chromosome 17, ASM1932011v1, whole genome shotgun sequence genome has a window encoding:
- the LOC136515286 gene encoding uncharacterized protein produces the protein MEQEYIDRHKPRKKTNRTNYQHYKYDCLNLVIDLQLAEFNDCFNEVNSELLTNIAAFSPKNSFDAFKIESLMELAKAYPDDFDPRDLDDLIIELNIYIDNVRADARFAQVATISELGKLMVDTNKNLSFPLVYRLLKLVLVLPIAMASVERCFLVVKIVKTDLRNRIGNEFMNDCVICFVEQEFLDAIPIPNDDIIVCF, from the coding sequence ATGGAACAAGAGTACATTGATAGGCACAAACCAAGGAAGAAGACCAACCGCACCAACTATCAACACTACAAATATGATTGCTTGAACCTAGTTATTGATTTACAACTTGCAGAATTTAATGACTGTTTCAACGAGGTAAATTCTGAATTGCTTACCAACATTGCTGCTTTTAGTCCAAAGAATTCTTTTGATGCATTCAAAATTGAGAGTTTGATGGAATTGGCTAAGGCATATCCTGATGATTTTGATCCAAGGGACCTAGATGATCTTATTATTGAGCTTAATATTTACATCGACAATGTGCGAGCTGATGCTAGATTTGCCCAAGTGGCCACTATTTCTGAGCTTGGTAAATTGATGGTGGATACAAACAaaaatctttcttttcctttggtaTATCGACTCCTCAAACTTGTGCTAGTTCTTCCTATTGCGATGGCGTCGGTGGAACGGTGTTTCTTAGTAGTGAAAATTGTGAAGACGGACCTGCGAAACCGAATCGGCAACGAATTTATGAATGATTGTGTCATTTGCTTCGTTGAGCAAGAATTTCTTGATGCAATTCCAATTCCAAATGATGATATCATAGTTTGTTTTTAG